One Streptomyces sp. V4I8 genomic window carries:
- a CDS encoding HAMP domain-containing protein: MESGAATRGTKTRAKGGQSLRNERKTRGGTTTVDTAALNRLLAALVSMRDGNFRKRLTVSGDGVMSEIAAVFNEVADRNLHLTGELARVRRMVGREGKLTERLETGACEGSWAAAVDNSNALVDDLVRPVSEVGRVLSAVAEGDLSPRMELRTQAPDGTGHPLRGEFLKVGRTVNNLVDQLSTFTDEVTRVASEVGTEGKLGGQARVRGMSGSWKDLTDSVNTMAYRLTAQVRDIALVTTAVAKGDLSRKVTVHVAGEMLELKNTVNTMVDQLSSFSSEVTRVAREVGTEGELGGQAQVPGVAGTWKDLTDSVNLMAGNLTAQVRGIAQVTTAVANGDLSQKVTVSARGEVAQLADTINQMTETLRIFADEVTRVANEVGAEGRLGGQANVPGAAGTWKDLTDSVNTAFRNLTGQVRDIAAVTTAVANGDLSQKVTVDVSGEMLELKNTVNTMVDQLSSFGSEVTRVAREVGVEGELGGQAQVPGAAGTWKDLTDSVNTAFRNLTGQVRNIAQVTTAVANGDLSQKVTVDVSGEMLQLKNTVNTMVDQLSSFADQVTRMARDVGTEGRLGGQAVVPGVAGTWKELTDSVNGMAGNLTAQVRNIAQVTTAVARGDLSQKIDVDARGEILELKNTINTMVDQLSGFADQVTRVAREVGTEGRLGGQAQVPGVAGVWRDLTDSVNGMAGNLTAQVRNIAQVATAVARGDLSQKITVDARGEILELKNTLNTMVDQLSSFAEEVTRVAREVGTEGQLGGQAEVQGVSGTWKDLTQSVNFMANNLTIQVRQIAEVTTAVAKGDLSKKITVDAKGEILELVTTVNTMVDQLSSFAEQVTRVAREVGTEGILGGQAHVPGVTGIWKDLSGNVNLMAKNLTMQVRNISQVAAAVANGDLTRTVTIEARGEVAQLADTFNTMVKTLSSFADQVTKVAREVGTDGILGGQAHVPGVAGTWKDLTESVNQMASNLTGQVRNIAMVTTAIAKGDLTKKIDIDARGEILELKTTINTMVDQLSSFAEEVTRVAREVGTEGQLGGQARVRDVDGTWRDLTESVNEMAGNLTRQVRAIARVATAVTRGDLNLKIDVDASGEIQELQDYINKMIANLRDTTIANKEQDWLKGNLARISALMQGRRDLEDVASLIMSELTPVVTAQHGAFFVAMPLLDGKDLAAESDDQYELRMLGSYGYSMGSMPTSFRPGEALIGTAAEEKRTILVENAPSGYLKISSGLGEAPPAQVIVLPVLFEGKVLGVIELASFTPFTQIQKDFLNQIAEMIATSVNTISVNTKTEVLLKQSQELTEQLRERSAELENRQKALQASNAELEEKAELLAQQNRDIEVKNTEIEEARQVLEERAEQLAVSMRYKSEFLANMSHELRTPLNSLLILAKLLADNAEGNLSPKQVEFAETIHGAGSDLLQLINDILDLSKVEAGKMDVSPTRIALVQLVDYVEATFRPLTAEKGLDLSVRVSPELPATLHTDEQRLLQVLRNLLSNAVKFTDSGSVELVIRPAGMDVPQKIREQLLEAGSLTEADAPLIAFSVTDTGIGIAASKMRVIFEAFKQADGTTSRKYGGTGLGLSISREIAQLLGGEIHAQSEPGRGSTFTLYLPLHPSELPPHGYQQQLPPLDAGALVASAAELAELAELADVEVETPAEVRSYRETQNGAAALFRRRRRAASELEQRPAQQEQWSAPEPERAPQSRRGIRFGGEKVLIVDDDIRNVFALTSVLEQHGLSVLYAENGREGIEVLEQHDDVAVVLMDIMMPEMDGYATTTAIRRMPQFAGLPIIALTAKAMKGDREKAIESGASDYVTKPVDPDHLLAVMDQWMREQ, translated from the coding sequence GTGGAGTCTGGCGCAGCGACGCGGGGCACTAAGACGCGCGCGAAAGGCGGACAGTCCCTGAGGAACGAACGCAAGACGCGAGGCGGGACCACCACGGTGGACACGGCTGCCCTGAACCGGCTGCTGGCGGCCCTGGTGTCGATGCGTGACGGGAACTTCCGGAAGCGGCTCACGGTGTCCGGGGACGGCGTGATGTCGGAGATCGCCGCCGTTTTCAACGAGGTGGCCGACCGCAATCTCCACCTCACGGGTGAGCTGGCGCGGGTGCGGCGCATGGTCGGGCGTGAGGGCAAGCTCACGGAACGGCTGGAGACAGGCGCCTGTGAGGGCTCCTGGGCTGCGGCGGTCGACAATTCCAACGCCCTGGTCGACGACCTCGTACGGCCCGTCTCCGAGGTCGGGCGGGTGCTGTCCGCGGTGGCCGAGGGTGATCTGTCGCCGCGTATGGAGCTGCGGACGCAGGCGCCGGACGGGACCGGGCATCCGCTGAGGGGTGAGTTCCTCAAGGTCGGGCGGACTGTAAACAATCTTGTCGATCAGCTGTCGACGTTCACCGACGAGGTCACGCGCGTGGCCAGCGAGGTGGGCACCGAGGGCAAGCTCGGCGGGCAGGCACGCGTGCGTGGGATGTCCGGTTCGTGGAAGGACCTCACGGACTCGGTCAACACGATGGCGTACCGGCTGACGGCTCAGGTGCGGGACATCGCGCTGGTGACCACGGCTGTGGCCAAGGGTGATCTGTCCCGGAAGGTCACGGTTCACGTGGCCGGCGAGATGCTGGAACTGAAGAACACCGTCAACACGATGGTGGATCAGCTGTCGTCCTTCTCGTCCGAGGTGACGCGAGTCGCGCGCGAGGTCGGCACCGAGGGTGAGCTGGGTGGTCAGGCGCAGGTGCCGGGTGTGGCCGGCACGTGGAAGGACCTCACCGATTCGGTGAACCTCATGGCCGGCAACCTGACCGCGCAGGTGCGAGGAATCGCGCAGGTGACGACGGCGGTCGCCAACGGTGACCTGTCGCAGAAGGTCACCGTGTCGGCGCGCGGCGAGGTCGCCCAGCTCGCGGACACGATCAACCAGATGACCGAGACGCTGCGGATCTTCGCGGACGAGGTCACGCGTGTGGCCAACGAGGTCGGCGCCGAGGGGCGGCTGGGTGGCCAGGCGAATGTGCCGGGCGCGGCGGGGACGTGGAAGGACCTGACGGACTCGGTCAACACGGCGTTCCGGAATCTCACCGGACAGGTGAGGGACATCGCCGCCGTGACGACGGCTGTGGCCAATGGTGACCTGTCGCAGAAGGTCACGGTGGACGTCTCCGGCGAGATGCTGGAGCTGAAGAACACCGTGAACACGATGGTGGACCAGCTGTCGTCGTTCGGCTCCGAGGTCACGCGTGTGGCGCGTGAGGTGGGTGTCGAGGGTGAGCTGGGCGGGCAGGCTCAGGTGCCGGGGGCCGCGGGGACGTGGAAGGACCTGACGGACTCGGTCAACACGGCGTTCCGGAACCTCACCGGACAGGTGAGGAACATCGCGCAGGTGACCACGGCCGTGGCCAACGGTGACCTGTCGCAGAAGGTCACGGTGGACGTCTCCGGCGAGATGCTCCAGCTGAAGAACACCGTGAACACGATGGTGGACCAGCTGTCGTCCTTCGCCGACCAGGTCACGCGCATGGCCCGGGACGTGGGCACCGAGGGCCGGCTGGGAGGGCAGGCCGTCGTACCGGGCGTGGCCGGCACGTGGAAGGAGCTCACCGACTCCGTCAACGGAATGGCTGGAAACCTCACCGCCCAGGTGCGCAACATCGCCCAGGTCACCACCGCAGTGGCCCGCGGTGACCTGTCGCAGAAGATCGACGTCGACGCGCGCGGCGAGATCCTGGAGCTGAAGAACACCATCAACACGATGGTCGACCAGCTCTCCGGCTTCGCCGACCAGGTGACCAGGGTCGCTCGCGAGGTGGGTACCGAGGGCCGCCTCGGTGGTCAGGCGCAGGTGCCCGGCGTCGCCGGTGTGTGGCGGGACCTGACCGACTCCGTGAACGGAATGGCAGGAAACCTTACGGCCCAGGTGCGCAACATTGCGCAGGTCGCCACCGCGGTGGCCCGGGGTGACCTCTCGCAGAAGATCACCGTGGACGCGCGCGGCGAGATCCTGGAGCTCAAGAACACGCTGAACACGATGGTGGACCAGCTGTCGTCGTTCGCCGAGGAGGTCACCCGAGTCGCCCGCGAGGTGGGTACGGAGGGCCAGCTCGGCGGTCAGGCCGAGGTGCAGGGCGTCTCCGGCACCTGGAAGGACCTCACCCAGTCCGTGAACTTCATGGCGAACAACCTGACCATCCAGGTGCGTCAGATCGCCGAGGTCACGACCGCGGTCGCCAAGGGTGACCTGTCCAAGAAGATCACCGTTGACGCCAAGGGCGAGATTCTCGAGCTGGTCACGACCGTCAACACGATGGTCGACCAGCTCTCCAGCTTCGCCGAGCAGGTGACCCGGGTGGCCCGCGAGGTGGGCACCGAGGGCATCCTGGGCGGCCAGGCGCACGTGCCCGGCGTCACGGGTATCTGGAAGGACCTCAGCGGCAACGTCAACCTGATGGCCAAGAACCTGACCATGCAGGTGCGGAACATCTCCCAGGTCGCGGCCGCCGTCGCCAACGGTGACCTGACGCGGACGGTGACGATCGAGGCACGTGGTGAGGTCGCGCAGCTCGCCGACACCTTCAACACGATGGTCAAGACGCTGAGTTCGTTCGCCGACCAGGTCACCAAGGTGGCCCGAGAGGTGGGTACGGACGGCATCCTCGGTGGTCAGGCGCATGTGCCGGGCGTGGCCGGTACATGGAAGGACCTCACCGAGTCCGTGAACCAGATGGCGTCCAACCTGACCGGTCAGGTGCGCAACATCGCCATGGTCACGACGGCCATCGCCAAGGGTGACCTGACCAAGAAGATCGACATCGACGCTCGTGGCGAGATCCTCGAGCTCAAGACGACGATCAACACGATGGTCGACCAGCTGTCGTCGTTCGCCGAGGAGGTCACCCGAGTCGCCCGCGAGGTGGGCACGGAAGGACAGCTCGGCGGCCAGGCACGCGTGCGTGACGTCGACGGCACCTGGCGCGACCTCACCGAGTCCGTGAACGAAATGGCAGGAAACCTTACTCGGCAGGTGCGAGCCATCGCGCGCGTGGCGACCGCGGTGACCCGAGGCGACCTGAACCTGAAGATCGACGTCGATGCGTCCGGCGAGATCCAGGAGCTTCAGGACTACATCAACAAGATGATCGCCAACCTGCGCGACACCACGATCGCCAACAAGGAGCAGGACTGGCTCAAGGGCAACCTCGCCCGGATCTCCGCGCTGATGCAGGGCCGCCGCGACCTGGAGGACGTGGCCTCGCTGATCATGAGCGAGCTGACGCCGGTGGTGACCGCGCAGCACGGCGCGTTCTTCGTCGCGATGCCGCTCCTGGACGGCAAGGACCTGGCCGCCGAGAGCGACGACCAGTACGAGCTGCGGATGCTCGGGTCGTACGGCTACTCGATGGGTTCCATGCCGACGTCCTTCCGGCCGGGTGAGGCGCTCATCGGGACGGCCGCCGAGGAAAAGCGCACGATCCTCGTGGAGAACGCGCCCAGCGGCTATCTGAAGATCTCCTCCGGGCTCGGCGAGGCCCCGCCCGCGCAGGTGATCGTCCTTCCGGTGCTGTTCGAGGGCAAGGTGCTCGGCGTGATCGAGCTGGCCTCCTTCACACCGTTCACGCAGATCCAGAAGGACTTCCTCAACCAGATCGCCGAGATGATCGCGACCAGCGTCAACACCATCTCGGTCAACACCAAGACCGAGGTGCTGCTGAAGCAGTCGCAGGAGCTGACCGAGCAACTGCGTGAGCGGTCGGCGGAGTTGGAGAACCGGCAGAAGGCCCTCCAGGCGTCCAACGCCGAACTGGAGGAGAAGGCCGAGCTGCTGGCCCAGCAGAACCGCGACATCGAGGTGAAGAACACCGAGATCGAGGAGGCACGGCAGGTCCTGGAGGAGCGTGCCGAGCAGCTGGCCGTGTCGATGCGCTACAAGAGCGAGTTCCTCGCCAACATGTCGCACGAGCTGCGTACGCCGCTGAACTCGCTGCTGATCCTGGCCAAGCTGCTCGCCGACAACGCCGAGGGCAACCTCTCGCCCAAGCAGGTCGAGTTCGCCGAGACGATCCACGGCGCGGGCTCGGACCTGCTCCAGCTGATCAACGACATCCTGGACCTGTCGAAGGTCGAGGCGGGCAAGATGGACGTCTCCCCGACGCGTATCGCGCTCGTCCAGCTCGTGGACTACGTGGAGGCGACCTTCCGCCCGCTGACCGCGGAGAAGGGGCTGGACCTGTCCGTACGGGTCTCGCCGGAGCTGCCGGCCACGCTGCACACCGACGAGCAGAGGCTGCTGCAGGTGCTGCGCAACCTGTTGTCCAACGCGGTCAAGTTCACCGACTCCGGGTCGGTGGAGCTGGTCATCCGGCCGGCCGGGATGGACGTGCCGCAGAAGATCCGGGAGCAGCTGCTGGAGGCCGGTTCGCTGACCGAGGCGGACGCGCCGCTGATCGCGTTCTCCGTGACCGACACCGGCATCGGGATCGCGGCCAGCAAGATGCGGGTGATCTTCGAGGCGTTCAAGCAGGCGGACGGCACGACGAGCCGCAAGTACGGCGGTACGGGGTTGGGGCTGTCGATCTCGCGGGAGATCGCCCAGCTGCTCGGCGGGGAGATCCACGCGCAGAGCGAACCGGGGCGTGGCTCGACGTTCACGCTGTATTTGCCGCTGCACCCGAGCGAACTGCCTCCGCACGGCTACCAGCAGCAGCTGCCGCCTCTCGACGCGGGCGCCCTGGTGGCCTCGGCGGCCGAGCTGGCGGAGCTGGCGGAGCTGGCCGACGTGGAGGTGGAGACGCCGGCCGAGGTGCGGTCGTACCGGGAGACGCAGAACGGCGCCGCGGCGCTCTTCAGGCGCCGCCGCAGGGCCGCGAGCGAGCTCGAGCAGCGGCCGGCGCAGCAGGAGCAGTGGTCGGCGCCGGAGCCGGAGAGGGCGCCGCAGTCCCGCCGGGGCATCCGGTTCGGCGGGGAGAAGGTGCTGATCGTCGACGACGACATCCGTAACGTCTTCGCGCTGACGAGCGTCCTGGAGCAGCACGGCCTGTCCGTGCTGTACGCGGAGAACGGCCGGGAGGGCATCGAGGTCCTGGAGCAGCACGACGACGTGGCGGTCGTCCTGATGGACATCATGATGCCCGAGATGGACGGGTACGCGACGACCACGGCGATCCGCAGGATGCCGCAGTTCGCCGGGCTCCCGATCATTGCGCTCACCGCGAAGGCGATGAAGGGCGACCGGGAGAAGGCGATCGAGTCGGGCGCCTCCGATTACGTGACCAAGCCGGTCGATCCCGATCATCTGCTGGCGGTGATGGACCAGTGGATGAGGGAGCAGTGA
- a CDS encoding two-component system response regulator: MVQKAKILLVDDRPENLLALEAILSALDQTLVRASSGEEALKALLTDDFAVILLDVQMPGMDGFETAAHIKRRERTRDIPIIFLTAINHGPHHTFRGYAAGAVDYISKPFDPWVLRAKVSVFVELYMKNCQLREQAALLRLQLEGGGKASGADSKEPAGLLAELSARLAAVEEQAEALSKQLDDESADAAAVATAAHLERKLTGLRRALDALEPGTGSTSSVPSQN, encoded by the coding sequence ATGGTGCAGAAGGCCAAGATCCTCCTGGTCGATGACCGGCCGGAGAATCTGCTGGCGCTGGAGGCGATCCTCTCTGCGCTCGATCAGACCCTGGTGCGGGCATCGTCCGGGGAGGAAGCGCTCAAAGCACTGCTGACGGACGACTTCGCGGTCATTCTGCTGGACGTCCAGATGCCGGGAATGGATGGTTTCGAAACCGCGGCGCACATCAAGCGGCGGGAACGGACCCGGGACATCCCGATCATCTTCCTCACCGCGATCAACCACGGCCCGCATCACACCTTCCGTGGCTACGCGGCGGGCGCGGTCGACTACATCTCCAAGCCGTTCGACCCGTGGGTGCTGCGGGCGAAGGTCTCGGTTTTCGTCGAGCTGTACATGAAGAACTGCCAGCTGCGTGAGCAGGCGGCGCTGCTGCGGCTCCAGTTGGAGGGCGGCGGCAAGGCCTCGGGTGCCGACTCGAAGGAGCCGGCGGGGCTGCTGGCCGAGCTGTCGGCGCGGCTCGCGGCGGTCGAGGAGCAGGCCGAGGCGCTGTCCAAGCAGCTTGACGACGAGTCGGCGGACGCGGCGGCGGTGGCCACGGCGGCCCATCTCGAACGCAAACTCACGGGGTTGCGGCGGGCCCTGGACGCGCTGGAGCCGGGCACCGGGAGCACGTCCTCGGTGCCCTCGCAGAACTGA